The following nucleotide sequence is from Azospirillum brasilense.
CCAGCGCCCGCGGCCCCTGGTCCTTGGCAAGAGCGGTGAAGAAGATGTCGATGGGCAGGCTCATGCCAACGGTGGTGTCCTTGGCGGTCAGGATCAGCCGTCCATCCTCGATCGACAGATGCTTGGCGGGGGGCAGCAGATAGACGGTGTTGCGCTCGACCGCCATGCCGTCCGCGGCCTGCACAACCGACATGGCGGTGTGCTTGGCCAGCAGATCAACCATCAGGCTCTTGTGGACCGGCGAGAGATGCTGGACCACCACATAGGCGAGGTCGCTTTCCCCCGGCACATTGTCGAAGAAGCGCTGAAGCGCTTCCAACCCGCCGGCGGAGGCACCGATGCCGACGATGCAGCAGACCCGATCCCGGGTTTCCGGGTAGGGACCATAGACGGAGACCGTGTCCTCGCCCTCATCGGATGGCGTGGGGGCGTCGGTGATGGTGTGATCGTTGTCTTCTGGTTCCACGGAGCACTTCGGGTCTGCGGGAGTAAAGGACGGCCTACTGAATTATTTGCCGTCTGACCGTGACATTCAAACCCTCCCTCGCGCGGTGCCTTTCCTTTTCCGTGCGCACCGGCGGTTTTGAAACGGCGAAGGGTTCAGCGGCTATATAGGAAGCGTCCATGCCAGTCAATCCGGACAATCTGTCCCTTGGGGAGCTGCATCGCGCCGGCATTCAAAAGATCAGGCGTGGGACGGGGTGTGTTCTGTCCTTGACGTTACGCATATGACCAATGGATTTGTGGCGATGTGTTTAATAATCTTCGATTTCAGCTTCGGTGGATCGCTGAATCGAGACTTTCGAATCTGTAGTGATTTTCCATATTCATTTTCTTTCAATGCCCTGAGAGCGATTGCGTGAATTCATTGAGTCCTGGCGTCTCGTTCCTTTTTCCCATCGCCGCGCTTCATGGTGGGGTTGAAAGATAAAAATCGATGGGATTTGCCACCAGCGCACAGCTTACCCAGAAGGTATGATGTGATACGGGCACAACACTGTGCAGGATCTGTTGCCTCGTTCGCTTATGTCGCTTTACGCGATTGGCGCTTTGCGCAATCTTTAATCCGTAGCCACTAATCATGAGAAACGTAGGAAAGGAGTGCGCCAGATGGAGCGCGAGGACGAATGTGCTCTCGACCGATATATCGCGGCGATTCCGCTTAACCTGAGAGTAGTGGCCAGGGCTGCTTACGAGGAGCTGTCGAACAATCCCTTCCTGCCTGTCTTTTCCAAAGACGAAATCGCGCGGTTGGTCTGCTCGCCAGGATTTCAGAGTTACTTGGAGAGTGAGAACCGAACCAGCGCCGGTTCGCTGATGATGCTCTGTTCGGCGGGGTTTGCGACGCGCCATTGATGACGCACTTTTGACGAGGCGCAGCCGTCACAACGCGACGCAGCCACTCTTCTGCAGGCCGGCGGTTGTCCCGCCGGCCTGAATTTTGTCCGAAAGTTCTACTGTTCGAGCCCCAGCGGCGGCATGCGAGCCTCCACTGCGCCGCTGCGCGCCGCGTTCACCAGCGGGGCCAGTTCGGCCAGCGCCGGACGCAATCCGGCCAGCACCGCCACGGCTTCCACCAGATCGCCCTTGCCCGAGGCGAGGTCGAGGATCTCCCGGATCAGCGGCTTCGGGCGTGGATAGCCGGTCACGGTGACGGGATCGTCCGGCGCCAGTTTCGCCGCCTGCTTGGCGAGCGTCAGCGCGGTGGCGACCCCGCCCAACTCGTCGATCAGCCCGAGGTTCTTGGCCTGGGCGCCGGTCCACACGCGGCCCTTGGCGGCGTCCCGCGCCTGTTCGGGGGTGAGGTGCCGGGCCTCCGCGACGCGGGACAGGAAGGTGGAATAGCTGCTGTCGATGATGGCGTTCAGCCGCTCCTCCCCGGTGGGGCCGAAGGGGCGGAAGGGCGACCACAGGCCGGCGTTGGGCGCGGTGTCGAGAACGCCCCAATGCACGCCCAGCCGTTCCGACAGGCCGGCGACCGACATCTTGCCGGCGACCACGCCGATGGAGCCGGTCACGGTGGCGGGGGAGGCGACGATGCGGTCGGCGGCCAGCGCGATCCAATATCCGCCGGACGCCGCCGTCCCGCCCATGCTGGCGATCACCGGCTTGCCCGACTGGCGGGCCTTGACCAGCGCGCGGCGGATCGTTTCGGACGCGGTCACGCTGCCGCCGCCGCTGTCGATGCGGAACAGGATGGCCTTGACGTCTGGATCATCCACCGCGTCCTCGATGGCCGACACGATCGTCTCCGACCCGGCGGTGACCTCGCCCAGGCCGGGCTTGCCGCTGTCGCCGCCGGTGATGGTGCCGGTGGCGTGGATCAGCGCGATGGTCGGGCCGTTGCGATTGGGCGGGCCGGCGATGTCCAGATAGTCCGCCGCTTCCATGGTGTCGGCACCGGGCGCCGCCCCGGCGCGGCGCAACGCCTCCTCCCGCGCCTCGTCGGCGTAGCCCAGACGGTCGACCAGCTTGGCGTCCACCGCCTCACGGTCGATCAGGGGGGCGCGGTCCATCGCCGCCTTCACGGCGGCGGGGGGCAGGCGGCGGCTCACCGCCACCCCGTCGACGATCTGGTTGGTCAGGTCGCCGAGCAGCGACTCCATCATCTCGCGGTGGGCGGGCGTGAAGTCCGTCCGCATGACGCTGTCGGCGAGGCTCTTGTACTCCTCCCGCTGGAACACCTGCGGCTGGATGTCCAG
It contains:
- the sppA gene encoding signal peptide peptidase SppA, translating into MLRFFVRLFALIGFLVVAAVVTGVVLAVRHEPSLPDTVVLELDLRDPLAEGSVDRLGSFLGHETTFQEVLDALERGRTDPRVKGVLARFGGDGASFAQVQELRAAVERFRASGRFAIAFAESYGDTGAGNRSYLLASAFDEVWMQPLGLLGLTGLSAQIPFARGALDKLDIQPQVFQREEYKSLADSVMRTDFTPAHREMMESLLGDLTNQIVDGVAVSRRLPPAAVKAAMDRAPLIDREAVDAKLVDRLGYADEAREEALRRAGAAPGADTMEAADYLDIAGPPNRNGPTIALIHATGTITGGDSGKPGLGEVTAGSETIVSAIEDAVDDPDVKAILFRIDSGGGSVTASETIRRALVKARQSGKPVIASMGGTAASGGYWIALAADRIVASPATVTGSIGVVAGKMSVAGLSERLGVHWGVLDTAPNAGLWSPFRPFGPTGEERLNAIIDSSYSTFLSRVAEARHLTPEQARDAAKGRVWTGAQAKNLGLIDELGGVATALTLAKQAAKLAPDDPVTVTGYPRPKPLIREILDLASGKGDLVEAVAVLAGLRPALAELAPLVNAARSGAVEARMPPLGLEQ